The nucleotide window ATTTTTCATAGATGGCCTACAATACTAGATCTATATGCCATCACGAAGTATGGGGCCCGATAATTGGAGGTAGTAAGAGCATACGTACTAGAAGGGAACCACCCACTTAGATATCCAGTTGCTGTGAAGCCTTTCGAGTAAATGCATAAAGGGTGAATAGCAGAAAAACGGAGACCACCATAATAGCTGAATATACACTCCTCATACCGAATGTGAAGAATGGTTCATAGAATATTGGAACAACCGCATTTCCAACGAACATTGAGAAAGTCAATAGACCAGCAAGGGCTCCTCTTCGTCCAGGGGATAGTTTCTGGCTTGTGGCCAATACTACTGGCGAAAGAGAGCCAGCAGCCCAACCAAGAATCAATACTGCTAGGGCAACAAGAACCAAGCTGGCTTGTTGTGTAATGTCACCAATGGAAATCAGAAGCACCAAAGATGTAAACAGTGATAGCATCCCCAAACCAAGAGCTGTTCTCTCTCCAAATCTAGTCACAATCCTATTAATGGAAAGGCCAGCGGTCAGACCCGTGACACCCAGGAGCATAAGAACGCCTCCAACTATTGACGGCAGAAACGCTCCTGTAAGGCCACGAGAAGTCCAGACTGTTATTCCCCCGTAAGATGCAGAAATCAGAAACCCGGATAGCATCATCAACAGGACAGCGGGACGCTTCAATTCTTCAGAGAATGTTCGAATCAGGTTCACCAATGCATGTTCCGTTTCAACTCTACGGTTTTCCGGTCTCGATAGTCCAAGGATTGCTGCAACAAAAAAAGCGATGATTACGAAGGTTCCATAGAAAACCCGCCAACCGTATATCACCATTTGGCCCGCAATTGCAGGCCCCAATCCAACCATCGTCGTTGCCAGAGCACCAGTAATCCCCATCTTACCCTGTATTTCCGACTGAGATGAGTAGTCAGTGATTAAAGCTATAAGCACAGGATTGACGAATCCAAAACCAAATCCTGCCAGAGCGTACCCCCATATGAAGAAAGACAAAGATGGAGAGACGGAAACCAATAGGAGACCTATACCATAAAAGACAAGGCCAAAAAGAATCACTGGAATCCGCCCTCGAATATCGGATATTGCTCCCGAGAATAGTTGCACTGAAGCAAACGGAATCATAAACGCTGGGACGGATATGAGGACTTGAGTAGGATCGACTGAGAAATCTGAAGCAATAGCTCCAAGCAGTACTAATACAGCGTTGCCAACAAGAGGGCCAATTGCAAATAGAACATATGCGGAAACCTCCATGACTTGTTGTTTCCTAGTGATTGTTGTTGCCTCCTTGATGGTATGTTGCGGTTCATAGAATAGCCAAAATTCAGAAAAGATAAGCTTGTCTACACGATGAATGTCCTAAATGGTATTCCGGAGTAAATCCGATTCGTTCTGTTTTATTTGAGAAATACGATTCCTAACACGCTCGAGTGAGATTTCATAATCAAGAAATGGAAAATCAGAACCAAACACCACCCGGTCAGGTACATATCGCATAGTCAAGTCGATGTCTTTCGTGTCACAACCGCTGGTTTCAAGAATCACCGAACGGTAACGGGTAAGCTCTATTCCTTCAGGTCTGCAGCAATGCAGAAGCACGATTTTGCCGTCGTAGCCTTCTAACAATGGTGCCAAATCCCTTGCTCGGCATGAATGTCTATCGGTATGGATAAAAATAATCAGATTTCGTTCCTCTGCGAATGAGAAGAAAGGCTTCAACAATGCAGTATTTTCAAGTGAATATTCAAAATCGATACTACCACAATGCAATTTGATTCCCGGGATATCATGGGAATTGATTCTCGCCAGAAATGAACTGGTGGCTTCAGCTTTGGGATGGATTACAGGAACAGGAAGAAGTTCTGAGTATGGCTTGACTTCTGAGAGTAACCACTCCAACGACTCTGCATAGCCGACATGTGGAGTAGCATATGGAGTTGCAAACATCATATCAATGTCAGCGAATTTCTTGAGATTTCTAACCAGAAATTCCGCCCCGGCCTGCTTGGGTAT belongs to Candidatus Lokiarchaeota archaeon and includes:
- a CDS encoding amidohydrolase family protein, translating into MIDFHYHIGRISSDKLNEEYGIPKQAGAEFLVRNLKKFADIDMMFATPYATPHVGYAESLEWLLSEVKPYSELLPVPVIHPKAEATSSFLARINSHDIPGIKLHCGSIDFEYSLENTALLKPFFSFAEERNLIIFIHTDRHSCRARDLAPLLEGYDGKIVLLHCCRPEGIELTRYRSVILETSGCDTKDIDLTMRYVPDRVVFGSDFPFLDYEISLERVRNRISQIKQNESDLLRNTI
- a CDS encoding MFS transporter, with the protein product MEVSAYVLFAIGPLVGNAVLVLLGAIASDFSVDPTQVLISVPAFMIPFASVQLFSGAISDIRGRIPVILFGLVFYGIGLLLVSVSPSLSFFIWGYALAGFGFGFVNPVLIALITDYSSQSEIQGKMGITGALATTMVGLGPAIAGQMVIYGWRVFYGTFVIIAFFVAAILGLSRPENRRVETEHALVNLIRTFSEELKRPAVLLMMLSGFLISASYGGITVWTSRGLTGAFLPSIVGGVLMLLGVTGLTAGLSINRIVTRFGERTALGLGMLSLFTSLVLLISIGDITQQASLVLVALAVLILGWAAGSLSPVVLATSQKLSPGRRGALAGLLTFSMFVGNAVVPIFYEPFFTFGMRSVYSAIMVVSVFLLFTLYAFTRKASQQLDI